The Benincasa hispida cultivar B227 chromosome 11, ASM972705v1, whole genome shotgun sequence genome has a segment encoding these proteins:
- the LOC120091228 gene encoding photosystem I assembly factor PSA3, chloroplastic: MSVTSTSSTSSSLHSNLKSFFLSKPISPSRLFLRQIYGRRRQSNSAGVLSVKAYMENPNSLSGFANKVIGSLPVVGLIARILSDEGGVGSDIIDFAEFRRRVGKKCTIMESKAFYEFQERKGKAGEPLYVLLCCWLAAVGAGLLKSEEILEGVARLRISNDIEFEEETFLAMMNEAREKREKLKVAVPNIPMEVRVEKALDAIYVCSFGRDPIEEDDEKLLVIMLSAVFASVRETEIQRIVKEKAIRIAEGKDIAIVPEPQPLSKEAILAQMKDLQFLQEKTET; this comes from the exons ATGTCCGTGACCTCAACTTCCAGTACTTCATCTTCTCTCCACTCCAATCTCAAATCCTTCTTCCTCTCTAAGCCCATTTCGCCTTCTCGGCTCTTTCTCCGGCAAATCTATGGCCGCCGCCGGCAGTCGAATTCGGCCGGCGTGTTGTCCGTTAAAGCTTACATGGAGAATCCGAACTCTCTGTCCGGATTTGCGAATAAGGTGATCGGATCTCTGCCGGTGGTCGGACTGATCGCGAGGATTCTGAGTGACGAAGGCGGCGTCGGCAGCGACATTATTGATTTTGCGGAGTTCCGGAGACGAGTTGGGAAGAAATGTACGATTATGGAATCTAAAGCCTTTTATGAATTTCAAGAAAGAAAAGGCAAG GCAGGAGAACCTTTGTATGTTCTATTATGTTGTTGGCTGGCAGCTGTTGGAGCTGGTTTGCTTAAATCGGAGGAAATTTTGGAAGGAGTAGCAAGGCTTCGTATTTCAAATGATATTGAATTTGAAGAGGAGACTTTCCTTGCTATGATGAATGAGGCTAGAGAG AAACGAGAGAAACTAAAAGTTGCTGTTCCGAACATACCAATGGAGGTTCGAGTTGAGAAAGCACTTGATGCCATTTATGTTTGTTCCTTTGGGAGAGATCCAATAGAGGAAGATGATGAGAAACTTCTGGTTATCATGTTGAGTGCTGTTTTTGCATCTGTTAGGGAAACTGAGATTCAAAGGATTGTGAAAGAGAAGGCAATTAGAATTGCTGAAGGCAAGGACATTGCCATTGTTCCTGAGCCACAGCCTTTGTCAAAAGAAGCTATTTTAGCTCAAATGAAGGACCTTCAATTCCTCCAAGAGAAGACTGAGACTTAG